The Ancylothrix sp. D3o genome segment ATGTTTCCGTTTGGATGAGTCGGGAAATTGGAATTCACAAATTTATGAAAAAGGTTCGGAGGTTTATTTAGAAAGCGTAGATTTTCAGGTTTCAATTACGGATATTTATCAAAAAGTAGCGGGGTTAATCTAATTTAAAAAATCTCTAATTTTAGAAAGTGCTTAAATTAATTTAAAAAGGAGTTTTCCTAGATGTTTGTCTCTAAAAACAATTTTTACATTTCACCAGCAGATTATTTAGAAGCTGAACAAATCAGTCCGATTAAACATGAATATCGGCGGGGTCATGTTTATGCAATGACGGGGGCAAAAAAACCTCATATTGTGATTGCAGGAAACTATATTACCCTGCTTAATAATCATCTCCGTAATAGCCCCTGTCTAGTTCTTTCATCAGATATCAAAGTCCGACTTGAGGAAGCAAATTGTTATTATTATCCTGATGTGGCTGTAACCTGTGATCAACGGGATACAACTTCAACGGATGATTTTATTCGCTATCCCGTTTTGATAGTAGAAGTGCTTTCTCGTTCGACGGAGAATTTTGATAGAACTGAGAAATTTGCTGATTATCAAACTTGCCCTACGCTGCGGGAATATGTATTAGTAAGTCAAAACGAGATGAAGGTCGAGTGTTTCCGTTTGGATGAGTCTGGAAATTGGAATTCACAAATTTATGAAAAAGGTTCGGAGGTTTATTTAGAAAGCGTAGATTTTCAGGTTTCAATTACGGATATTTATCAAAAAGTCCCTGGCATTGTCTAATCAATAATCCTTACTTTGAGCAAAAAAATGATTAAAGTTCTGCATCTTTCGGATATTCATATTGGCAGCGGTTTTTCGCACGGTAAAATTAATCCAGTAACGGGATTAAATACACGATTAGAAGATTTCGTCAAGACTCTTTCGCTGTGTATTGATAGGGCAATTTCTGAGTCGGTGGATTTGGTTGTATTTGGGGGAGATGCGTTTCCGGATGCTACACCTCCGCCCTATGTTCAAGAAGCGTTTGCAACTCAATTTCGCCGCTTAGTGGATGCGGATATTCCGACAGTTTTGTTAGTAGGAAATCACGATCAACATTCCCAAGGACAAGGCGGTGCAAGTTTGTGTATTTATCGCACTTTGGGAGTGCCAGGTTTTATTGTGGGAGATCGTTTAGAGACTCACAGGATTGAAACAAAAAGTGGGCCGGTGCAAGTGTTAACTTTGCCTTGGTTAACTCGCTCAACTTTGATGGCGAGAGCGGAAACAGAAGGGATGGCAATTGCTGATGTGAATAATTTATTAAATGAAAAATTGCGGTTAGTTTTGGAAGGGGAAATCGTGCGGTTAGATAAAGATGTGCCGACAATTTTGTTAGCGCATTTGATGGCAGATAAGGCAGAATTAGGTGCGGAGAGATTTTTGGCGGTGGGGAAAGGTTTTACTATTCCGATGTCGTTGTTGGTGCGTCCTTGTTTTGAATATGTGGCGCTGGGGCACGTTCACCGGCACCAAAATTTGAATCGGCAAAATAATCCGCCGGTGATTTATCCGGGGAGTATTGAACGGGTGGATTTTAGTGAGGAAAAAGAGGATAAAGGTTATGTGATGTTGGAGGTGGAAAAAGGCAGGGTAAATTGGGAGTTTTGTAAGTTACCGGTGAGGTCTTTTGTAACAATTCGGGTCGATGTTTCGGAGGCGGAAGATCCCCAGGCGATGTTGGTGGAAAAAATTGGTAAGAAAGAAATTAACGATGCGGTGGTGCGGTTGATTTATCAGGTGCGTTCTGAGCAGCTAGATTTGATTGATAATGCTGCGATTCATAAGGCGTTAAATGCGGCTCATAGTTATACAATTCAGGCGGAATTAGTGAGTCAATTGGCGCGTCCGCGTGTGCCTAGTTTAGTGGCCGGTGGGGGTATTTCTCCGATGGAGGCGTTGAAAAGTTATTTGGAAAATCGCAGTGATTTGAAAGATATTCAGGGGGATTTGTTGGTGGCGGCGGAGGGTTTGTTGGGGGGAGAAGAGGGGGATAAACAGTTGAATTTGTTGTAAAAATTCCCCAAATTTTAACTTAATTAACCACCGACTCAGAAAAAAATGAGACTTTATAGCCGTGACAACTATTGAAGTTTTTATAAACTTAGGTTTTCCGAAAAACCTGGTTTCTCAATCTGCCGATTCTGCCGGCTTAAAATGCCTTCGATTTTTTCAATAACCCTAACCAAATCCTGATGCTTAACTAATTGCTCTAATTCTGTTAAGGCTCCTTCTGCTTGTTCAATTTTTTGCAGTAAAGATTCTGTTTCTAAATATGCGTTGATTTCAGGATTATGTAGTTCTGAACTCATGTTAGATGCAGGATATTTTACCAATTCTTCCAACTGAGCTAACGCCATCTCTGCTGTCTCAATTTGTTGTATAAGCGAACGCGCCACCGTCGCACCTTCTCTTGCTGATTCTGTAAGATCCTGAACACGGATTTTAAAACGATTAGCAAGCTGGTCTACTTGCCGACCGGCTTCAAAAGTTTGGCTAACTAATTTCCCAATTTCAGACGTAACGTTGCTAAATTCGCTAAAGTGATCTCCCGAACGATGCGCCACAACGGCTGCTTGCATAGCTAAATATCGCACTTGCTGGCTAACTTTTGCAATAAGTACCGAAGCAGCATTAATTGTCTCTAATTCTTTGGCTAAAGCCTTGCCAATATCGACAATTTGATCCGTATTCTGGCAAATAGCATTCACACCGGCAAAAGTTGCCTGAAAAGCCTTTCGGCCTTCCAGAGACAGAAGTTTTCCAATTTGAATAAACTTTTGATTTAATTGCGAAATTCTTTTTGCTTGCTTCATTAATCGAGATTGCTGTTCGCTCAAAAGTTGATTTTGGTTTTGTAGTTCAACTAAATTAAACTCTAACAATTGCGTGTAACCTTTCGCTTTATTTTGTTCTTTTTGAATGAGATTAAGCGAGTTATGAATTTCTAACTTTTGCAAGCGGATAACTTCATAAGATAAACTGAGCATTTGCGATTGACCGAGCAGCAAAACCCGCATATCAAGTAAGCGAAAACTATTATCATCGTAGACAATAACCACCGGCTCATATACCAAATCTTCAGAGCGATTTAGCGCAATTTTTGCCGCTTCATCAATTTTGCTATTCTGAGAAAGTAGCAAAGCAGGAATTTTAAAAAAATCTAAAATCGCACCTATAGGGCGCTGCATATAAAGTTCAATATTATAAGGTTGACTCATCCATTCATAAAATTTTCGCCGTGAAATCATTCCCACCAAGCGCGGGCCATTAAGCACCATTACCCCCGGAATTTCTGGTTGGTGAGCAAAGGTTTTCGCCACAATATTGCCGGGGATTCTTTGGCTAACTTGAAAGTGATGGCTGGGCAAGTTGCCAATGGTAGAATCAGGAGTGAGTTGAGACAGATCAATCATTCACGGAGGATGCCGACAGCAAAAACGAGATTTTCTTTATGTTGACACAAATAATTAAGATAGTAACCTAAATTATTAATTAACCGATTTTGCTGCCTTTTTTTTGACAAGCCCGCGCTGACAGCACAAAGAGTGCTAAAGTTACAATCAAGTATGTCATTAATAGAAATGCAGTGTTAGACCCCTCTGGATTCTCCCCCCCCCACCGGCTTCCTCTTCAGCGTTGGCAGATTTTCTCACAACAGCCAGACCTCTGCGTACAATTGGCTGATGCTACCGGTTTATCAGCGGTTTTAGCACAAGTTCTTATTAATCGCGGTCTTAAAAATCCTACCGAAGCCCAATTTTATTTAAACCCAGACTCAATTGTTTTACCCTCCCCAATTGATGAATTTCCAGACTTGCAAAAAAGCGTCGATTTGTTGGTTCAAGCCATTAGTTTAAAACAAAAAATTGCTATTTGTGGAGACTATGATGCCGATGGAATGACCAGCACTTCATTGTTGCTAAGAGCATTGCGTTGGTTGGGGGCTGAAGTTGATTATGCCATTCCCAGCCGTATGAGCGAAGGCTATGGAATTAACATCCGAATTGTTGAAGAATTCCACCGCGAAGGTGTGGAAATAGTTTTAACAGTTGATAATGGAATATCAGCCTATGAGCCAGTTTTTCGTGCCAGGGAATTAGGCTTAAAAGTGATTGTAACCGATCACCATGATATCCCCGACAAATTACCGCCGGCAGACGCAATTCTAAATCCCAAATTAATCAGAGAAGATTCTCCCTATCGGGGAGTTGCTGGGGTAGGAGTTGCCTATATTCTCGCTGTTTGCCTTGCTCAAAAGTTAGGCAAAACTCAAGGCTTAATTACGCCTTTACGCTCATTAATGACATTAGGAACTATTGCCGATTTAGCGCCTTTAACGGGGGTAAACCGGCGCTGGTTAAAGCTGGGTTTGCGGCAGTTACCTACATCAGAATTAGCAGGAATTCAAGCCTTAATTCAAGTGGCAGGAGTAAAAGCGAGAGAACAGGGAAATTTTTACATAAAACAAGAAAATAAAAACACAAAATCTTTAAAACCCGAAGATATTGGCTTTAGGCTTGGGCCGAGAATTAATGCAGTGGGAAGAATTGGCGACCCGCAAATTGTCATTGACTTGTTAACTACAGATGACATGGGATTGGCATTAGAAAAAGCCATGCAATGCGAACAAATTAATCAGCGCCGGCAGCAACTTTGCAAACAAATTGAAAAAGAGGCGGTGGAGTGGGTAGAAAATAGCCAAATTAACTTATTAGAAAAGCGAGTTTTGGTGGTAGTGCAGCCAAACTGGCATCATGGAGTAATTGGCATTGTTGCCTCGCGGCTAGTAGAAAGATACGGCGTGCCGGTGTTTATTGGAACCTACGAAGATAGCGGACATATTCGCGGATCTGCGCGCAGTATTCCAGAGTTTCATGTCTTTGAAGCTTTGCAATTTTGCGATGATTTGTTAGGCAAATATGGCGGACATCGTGCGGCGGGAGGCTTTTCTTTGAAAGCAGAAAATTTACAAGCATTTAGCGACCGGCTTAGTGTTTTCGCACATCGCTGTTTAGAACCGGCACACTTAAAACCTTTGGTACAAATAGACGCCGAATTAAATTTAGATGAAATTAATTTAGATTTATATCGTCAAATAGACGCTTTACATCCCTGCGGAATTGAAAACTCAGAGCCGGTTTTTTGGGTTTCAAATGTGCGAGTCGTTGAGCAAAAAATTGTGGGAGAAAATCACCTGAAAGTCACCCTTTCTCAACAGTTAAAAAATGGTGGATATGCTCGCATTCAAGCAATGGCGTGGCGATGGGGAGAGTATTTTCCTTTACCCGTTCGCCTGGATGTCGCTTATCGCTTAACCGAGAATAATTGGCAGGGAAATACAAATCTTGAAATCGAAATTATTGGCGTGCGCTTACCGCAAGAACAAACAGATCAAAGTGTGCCGGTTGCAGCACTAGCCAAAGCAGAATTTTATTATGAAAACCAGAAATATAATTGCGCCTTGTATGCAAAAAATTCCGGGCAAGAGATAAGAATCAAAACTCCCCAAGGGCAAGTTTTAGCCATTGAAAAAGGGCAAAAAATTGGTATTTTTGGAACCAATCGAGAAACAGCATTGCCGGTGGATGTGCGACAAAAGCAGTTTTTTAACTTAATTAAATCAGCAATGGCAGCTTTACAAATGTAGGTTGGGTTGCCAAACCCAACCTATTATAAAAAACCCACACCCAGCTTTTAACTAATCCATTTCTGAAATTTGTTAACCAAACTATTAACAGATTGACCTAACTGTTTTTTTACCCGCCAGCGCTGGAAAGCTTGCTCGTATTCTTCACCCTCACTTTGATAGCTATTCCAGCCTTGCAAAGCCAGTCCTAAGCCCCAAAATAACAGAATATATAAAGACCAAGATAGCTCGCCAGAACCGGCCAAATTTAACAGGACAAAAAAGCTGTTAAAAATTCCATAGTTAACAGCGTTCTTTTTTAATTTCTTGCGGCGATAAGTTTCAAAAACTTGGCGTTCTTCAAAGTCACCTGAACGGCTTAACCATTCTTTTTCGGCGGCTTCCAAATGAGCAAGAGGAATGTTTAAATCTTGAGCAATTTCTAACATTTGAGCGCGAGAAATTTCCCCGCCTTCTTCTTTTCGAGATAAAGCTAAATGTAAAATTTGCTGTACTTCGTCTTGACTATAAGTAGGTGCGAGCCCGGTTTTTTGGGCTGGGGAACGGTCTGTTGTTTTTAAATTTTCTGAAGAAACCATCACAGTAGCCTTTTCAGTATCACTATCCTTTCTATTTTGCCTGACTTTTTGACAATTGACAGGGGGGAATATCCGATCCACCCTAGTAGGGTGCAGCTTTGTTTAGAAATCGGTTAAAATAACCAAATACTTTTTACAAAATCATCCCAACAACAACCCCCTATGAATTTAAGTATCACCGGCAACCAATTATCTATCGACTTAGAATGGTATGAGCAACTTTGGGCATTTACCCTCAATGAAACCATGTCTATTCCCCTTGCTCATATTGAAAGAGTCACCGCAGAAGAACCCCAAAGCACTTGGGCAGAACTTCGCGCACCCGGAACATTTTTACCTGGCATTATAAAGGCCGGTACTTATTACACTCGACGCGGAAAAGAGTTTTGGTATGTCACAAAAGACAAGGATTATTTAACCCTTGAATTAATCGATGAACCTTACAACCGCATCATTTTAACCCTCGATAACAATCAAGCATGGATTGACCGCATAAATCAGGCGAAAGGTATGAATTAGAAAACCCATGAAAAAATATCTAACTGTTGCCGGCGCGACTTTGTTATTGATTGTTTTCCTCAGTATCACTTTATTTGCGAAGGAGAATACCTCTGTGGAATCGGTAGACCAAAACAACCAAAAACTAGAAAAAGTAGCCTCTAATTTTAATTTCGTCGAGGGGCCGGTGTGGATGCCCGCCGGCTATTTAATTTTCAGCGATATTCCCGCCGATACTCTTTACAAATATCAGCAAAATCAACCTGTTGAAGTCTTCCGGAAACCATCAGGAAACGCCAATGGAAACACCCTCGACAAGCAGGGAAATTTAATTACCGCAGAGCATAAAAACCGCCGTGTTTCCCGCACCGGCCAAGATGGAAAAATTATTACTTTAGCAGATAAATTTGAAGGCAAACTGCTCAACAGTCCCAACGATGTGATAGTCAAATCAGATGGCAGTATTTACTTCACAGATCCGCCTTACGGCATCCAAAAAAAAGACGAAGAATTAGGCTTTTATGGCGTTTACCGCATCGCCCCTGATGGCAAACTAAGCTTATTAGCAAAAGACTTTATCCGTCCCAATGGATTAGCATTTTCTCCCGATGAGAAAAAGCTTTATGTCAACGACACAGAAAAAAATCACATGAGAGTTTTTGATGTGCAAACTGATGGAAGTTTGGCCGGCGGAGAAGTCTTTGCAGAAATGAAAGAAGAAGGCAAAAACGGCGTACCCGATGGCATCAAAGTTGATGTCGAAGGAAATGTTTATAGCACCGGCCCTGGCGGAATTTGGGTATTTTCTCGCACCGGCCAATTAATCAATAAAATCGCTGTCCCAGAAAGTGCCACTAATTTAGCTTGGGGAGATGAAGATTACAAAACCCTTTACATAACAGCCGGTAAAAGCTTATACAAAATCCGGTTAACAATTGCTGGAATAAAACCAGGAGTAAATTAACAGGTGCAAGCACCGGAAGTCTAAGCTATAATCAAGAAAATTTGAAAGCGGGAGTCATGCAAAATGGAACGCAAAACAAGCCGGCGCAAATTTTTACTAACCACCGCATCCGTAGCGGGTGGAATTGTTGCCTGTTCAGCAGTTAAAAGCCAGCAACCAGAAGTTTCAACACTGACAACCAAAGCCGAAATAACCGGCACAATGCCAGAGCGAATATTAGGAAAAACCGGCATAAAACTTCCCATTTTTGGATTAGGAGGCGCCGGACAAACCCCACTTTCAAAAACAGGACAAGAAGCAGCCTCAATACCAATCATTGAACGCGCCTTGCAACTAGGCATTAAATACTTTGATACAGCCGCAGAATACGGCCCCAGCGAAGAGAATTTAGGTAAAATATTACCACAGTATCGAAAACAAATTTTTCTAGCCAGCAAAACCCATGCACGCGACAGAGATGGAGCATGGCGACACTTGGAAAATTCCCTTAAACGTTTAAAAACAGATTACCTTGATTTGTGGCAATTGCACCACGTTTCTTTGGCAGAAGAAATTACCGAAATTTTCAGTAAAAATGGCGCAATAAAAGCCCTAGAAGAAGCAAAACAACAAAAACTAATTCGCTTCACCGGCATCACCGGCCACCACGAACCTGATATCATAGCCGAAGCCTTGCGTCGGTATGATTTCGACACAACATTAATCTGCGTAAATGCAGCAGATAAACATCATCCGCGTCCCTTTATTCCCGCCGTCATGCCAATAGCAAGACAGAAAAATATAGGCGTTATTGCGATGAAAGTGCCGGCCTATGGAAGGTTATTTAAAAATGGCATTCTCGACGGAATGGAGCAAGCGATGGGCTACAGCCTTTCCGTTGCCGGTGTGCATACTTGCGTCATCGCCGCCGAAACACCAGAGCAACTAGAATCAAATGTGAGAGTCGCCCAAGCTTATAAGCCTTTAAGTGAGAAAGAAATGGCAGCCATCGAACAGCGAACCGCAACCGCATGGCAAGATAACACCTTTTTCCGCGCTTGGACGTAGTTAGGTTAGCACACTTTTAAATTTTAACCTCCGCAGGAGGTTTTCTTCCTGTAGGCACCGATTTTAATCGGTGTCTATTTTTATGCTGATCATCAAAAAACCTTTTACCAAGTTTGCGAAATTATCTCCCTCACAGGTGATGCTATAAACAGAAGACAATCATTGCTTAAAAAAGCCAACCATGAGCCAATCAATCATTCAATTAGCCGACAATTTACCCAGCGAAAACATCACCATTTCCGCCTTAAAAGCCTTAGATTTTGTTGTCCCCGGAGAGTGGCAAAATACAGTAGGTTTCGCCAACATGGTGCGGGAAATCACCGGCAAAAAAGACCCCGACAAAATCCAAAAAATCAGCGAACGCGCTTTATGGATTTACAATGATGAATCTCTAGGTTATCAAAAAGCAATTTGGCTTTATCAAATCGTTGATAATGCAGACAGTGCAATGGGAATGGCAGCAATGGCAAATAAAGTCAGCCAGTCGATATCCTTTCTCGGCTTTTTAAACAAATTAACACCCAAAGCAGATACAATTCAATCGGTGGATTTGTGTATTAAATTAGTAGCAGAATTAATTGCATTTTGCATACTTAACCGCATTCCAATTTACAGCATTCCTGACTTTGTAAAAGCCTTGCCAAACTATCACAATGAAGCCGTAATGCGTATGGCGGCGCTGGTATGTTTTGATGGTTTAATTCCCTTGGGGCCAGACTTTTTACAGGTTTCTGGAAGAACGATTAACGGTTTAAATCCGGCCATGTTAGAGCAAAATCCTGTGTTTCAAAAAGTCAGCGGTTTAATCCCCGGAAATAACGCTCAGAATAAGCTAGGTTTTATCAGTCAAACCTTTAATTCTGCCCAAGGTTGGATGGGAAATTTGGTATCATCGCGGGGGTTGAAACCGGCCAGTATTTTAGGGAAATTGCAAGGTTTTGTGGATGTGGCGGATGATAAGTTAGATTATGTAGCGGCGTTTTTGGATATGACGACGAATTATTATGAGCATACAGGCATTCAAACAGTGTCTAGGTATCTCATTAACGAAGCGGCGCAGCAAGTGAAGAAATAGCAAATAACAAACCGGGTTTTTCTTAAGAACTCCTATATTTAAACCTTTAAATGTTAGGAAAAATCCGGTTTGTCTACTATTTTTTCATTGTTTTAATCACCCACTCTTTCCCTTGTTTTCCATAGTGATGCAAAATCGGGCAATTCCTAACCCAATTTAACCGGCAATCCTCCAAAAAACCCCTAATTCCTAACCGTCTCCAAACTTCCCCTCCCCTCCAACAACTGCGTAACCGCATTCACAACCAACTGAGCAGAACCAACAAAAAAATCCCTATCCAAACTCTCCGGCTTATCCGAAAATTGATGATAATGTGGATTCCGTAAATTAGCAGTATCCGTCACCAAAACCGCCCCAATACCATTTAACCAAAAAGGAGCATGATCACTCCGCAAAACATCAGGAATTAACGCCCCCTTCAAAGGCACCGGCAACCCAAAAACAGCAGGCAAACCACCCCCCTTAACTTCCTCAAAAACCCGCAAAAGCGGCAAATGTTCAGTATCACCAACCACCGCCAAAAAATCCCCCTTATTACTAACACCAGAAACCGGCAACCCCTGCGGCAACTTCTGACAACCAGCCACCCGACAAGCAAAACCAATCATATCCAAAACCACCACCCCCCGCACATCATCTAACCGCACATCCCCCCCATTAAACGCCAAACTCCCCAACAAACCCCTCTCCTCCGAATCAAAAAACACCACCCCCAAACCCCTCGCCGTCTCACTTTGTACCAAAAGGCGCGCCACCTCCAACACCGTCGCCACCCCCGTCGAATTATCATCAGCCCCCGGAGACACCGGCACAGTATCATAATGCGCCCCCACCAAAATCACCCCCGCACTCGCATCCGTTCCCTGACGTTGCGCCCACACATTCACACCCCCCTCAAATTCCTGTAACTGCGGTTGCAATCCCAACTCACTTAACCTATTGATAATATATTCTTGCGCCCGTTGTCGGTCATTATTTGTATATCGCTGAAAATTCAACTCTTTAATGTGAGAAAACAACCGCTCAGAATCTACCTTTGGCCCTTGCACACGATATACCTGAGCAGAAGCCGGTTTATCCACAACCGCTATCTCCACCTCCTGAGAAAACCAAAACGAACCCATCAAAACCACCAAACACACCAGCAACCCCACCAACACCCATCGCCTCATAACAAACCTCATCCCTAGCCCCAAAAAACTGATCAATAAAAAAGGGGATGTCAATTCATCCCCTTACCTTAATTTTGCTCAAAACTAGCAGCTAATGACCAATTACAACTGAGGAACAAACTGCTCTTTTTCCGGCACCACAGTGTACTCAGCCACAATTTGCCGGAACTCCTCACCATCAATCGTTTCTTTTTCAATCAGCAAATCAACAAGCCGGTCAATCACCTCGCGGTTTTCCCGCATGATCCGCTTCGCATCCACATAACACTGCTCAACAATCGAACGAACAGCCACATCAATCTGAGAAGCAATTTTCTCAGAATAATCAGACTTATTCATCCAATCCCGGCCCAAAAACACCTCACCTTGCTGGCTTTCCAGAGACAAAGGCCCAAGCTCAGACATCCCCAAACGAGTCACCATTTGGCGAGCCATTCCAGTCACCTGCTGCAAATCATTACCCGCGCCAGTCGTCACCTCAGAATCGCCAAAAACGATTTCCTCAGCAGCACGACCACCCAAAGCACCCGTAATACGAGCCTTCAATTGCGAACGAGAAACCAAACTCTGATCCTCACCAGGCATAAACCAAGTCAAACCACGAGCCTGTCCACGCGGCACCAAAGTCACCTTCTGCACCGGATCATGGTCTTTAATCAAAGTCCCAACAATCGCATGACCAATTTCGTGATAAGCAATCAAACGCTTACTTTTGCCATCCACCAGCGGCGTACCTTCCATACCGGCAACCACACGGTCAACAGCATCATCAATCTCCAGCATCGTAATAGCATCCTTGCGCCGGCGGGCCGTCAAAATCGCCGCCTCATTCAGCAAATTCGCCAAATCAGCACCCGAAAAACCAGGAGTCCGGCGAGCAATCGCATCCAGAGAAATATCGGGCCCTAACTTTTTATTACGAGCATGAACCCCCAAAATCTCCAACCGGCCCTTAATATCCGGCGTATCCACCATCACCTGCCGGTCAAACCGGCCCGGACGCAACAGCGCCGCATCCAAAACATCAGCCCGGTTAGTCGCAGCAATAATAATAATTCCGCTATTGCCCTCAAAACCATCCATCTCAGTCAACAACTGGTTTAGAGTCTGCTCACGCTCATCATTACCACCACCAATACCGGCCCCACGCTGGCGACCCACCGCATCAATTTCATCAATAAAGATAATGCAAGGCGCATTTTCCTTAGCCTTCTTAAACAAATCACGGACGCGGGACGCACCCACACCCACAAACATCTCCACAAACTCAGAACCAGAAATGCTAAAGAACGGCACACCGGCCTCACCAGCAATCGCCTTAGCCAACAGAGTTTTACCAGTTCCCGGAGGGCCAACAAGCAAAACACCTTTAGGAATTTTTGCACCAACCGCCGTAAAGCGTTCCGGTTTCTTCAAGAAAGTAACAACCTCTTGCAGTTCTTCCTTAGCCTCATCAATACCGGCCACATCATCAAACAAAATGCCGGTTTTCGCTTCCATACTAAAACGAGCCCGCGACTTGCCAAAATTCATCGCTTGGCCAGGGCCACCCGGCACATTATTAGACCGGCGGAACAAGAAAAACAACCCCGCCATCAGCAACAGAGGGAAAACCAAATTCCCCAACAAACCCCAAACAGCGCCATCATTCCGCACAGGGTGAGTGTCAAAATCAATAGTAGACTCGCGCAGTCTCGTAATTAATTGAGGAGCATTCGCCGGCAAATCTACCCGCAAACGCTGCAACCGATTATCCAGATCCGGGTCAACCGCCTCCACAATCGCCGTGCGGCCACCCTCATACAGATCCACCCGCGTCACGCGGCCAGCATCCAGGTATTCCAAAAACC includes the following:
- a CDS encoding Uma2 family endonuclease, producing the protein MFVSKNNFYISPADYLEAEQISPIKHEYRRGHVYAMTGAKKPHIVIAGNYITLLNNHLRNSPCLVLSSDIKVRLEEANCYYYPDVAVTCDQRDTTSTDDFIRYPVLIVEVLSRSTENFDRTEKFADYQTCPTLREYVLVSQNEMKVECFRLDESGNWNSQIYEKGSEVYLESVDFQVSITDIYQKVPGIV
- the sbcD gene encoding exonuclease subunit SbcD, yielding MIKVLHLSDIHIGSGFSHGKINPVTGLNTRLEDFVKTLSLCIDRAISESVDLVVFGGDAFPDATPPPYVQEAFATQFRRLVDADIPTVLLVGNHDQHSQGQGGASLCIYRTLGVPGFIVGDRLETHRIETKSGPVQVLTLPWLTRSTLMARAETEGMAIADVNNLLNEKLRLVLEGEIVRLDKDVPTILLAHLMADKAELGAERFLAVGKGFTIPMSLLVRPCFEYVALGHVHRHQNLNRQNNPPVIYPGSIERVDFSEEKEDKGYVMLEVEKGRVNWEFCKLPVRSFVTIRVDVSEAEDPQAMLVEKIGKKEINDAVVRLIYQVRSEQLDLIDNAAIHKALNAAHSYTIQAELVSQLARPRVPSLVAGGGISPMEALKSYLENRSDLKDIQGDLLVAAEGLLGGEEGDKQLNLL
- a CDS encoding chemotaxis protein, with the translated sequence MIDLSQLTPDSTIGNLPSHHFQVSQRIPGNIVAKTFAHQPEIPGVMVLNGPRLVGMISRRKFYEWMSQPYNIELYMQRPIGAILDFFKIPALLLSQNSKIDEAAKIALNRSEDLVYEPVVIVYDDNSFRLLDMRVLLLGQSQMLSLSYEVIRLQKLEIHNSLNLIQKEQNKAKGYTQLLEFNLVELQNQNQLLSEQQSRLMKQAKRISQLNQKFIQIGKLLSLEGRKAFQATFAGVNAICQNTDQIVDIGKALAKELETINAASVLIAKVSQQVRYLAMQAAVVAHRSGDHFSEFSNVTSEIGKLVSQTFEAGRQVDQLANRFKIRVQDLTESAREGATVARSLIQQIETAEMALAQLEELVKYPASNMSSELHNPEINAYLETESLLQKIEQAEGALTELEQLVKHQDLVRVIEKIEGILSRQNRQIEKPGFSENLSL
- the recJ gene encoding single-stranded-DNA-specific exonuclease RecJ — encoded protein: MLDPSGFSPPHRLPLQRWQIFSQQPDLCVQLADATGLSAVLAQVLINRGLKNPTEAQFYLNPDSIVLPSPIDEFPDLQKSVDLLVQAISLKQKIAICGDYDADGMTSTSLLLRALRWLGAEVDYAIPSRMSEGYGINIRIVEEFHREGVEIVLTVDNGISAYEPVFRARELGLKVIVTDHHDIPDKLPPADAILNPKLIREDSPYRGVAGVGVAYILAVCLAQKLGKTQGLITPLRSLMTLGTIADLAPLTGVNRRWLKLGLRQLPTSELAGIQALIQVAGVKAREQGNFYIKQENKNTKSLKPEDIGFRLGPRINAVGRIGDPQIVIDLLTTDDMGLALEKAMQCEQINQRRQQLCKQIEKEAVEWVENSQINLLEKRVLVVVQPNWHHGVIGIVASRLVERYGVPVFIGTYEDSGHIRGSARSIPEFHVFEALQFCDDLLGKYGGHRAAGGFSLKAENLQAFSDRLSVFAHRCLEPAHLKPLVQIDAELNLDEINLDLYRQIDALHPCGIENSEPVFWVSNVRVVEQKIVGENHLKVTLSQQLKNGGYARIQAMAWRWGEYFPLPVRLDVAYRLTENNWQGNTNLEIEIIGVRLPQEQTDQSVPVAALAKAEFYYENQKYNCALYAKNSGQEIRIKTPQGQVLAIEKGQKIGIFGTNRETALPVDVRQKQFFNLIKSAMAALQM
- a CDS encoding 2TM domain-containing protein translates to MVSSENLKTTDRSPAQKTGLAPTYSQDEVQQILHLALSRKEEGGEISRAQMLEIAQDLNIPLAHLEAAEKEWLSRSGDFEERQVFETYRRKKLKKNAVNYGIFNSFFVLLNLAGSGELSWSLYILLFWGLGLALQGWNSYQSEGEEYEQAFQRWRVKKQLGQSVNSLVNKFQKWIS
- a CDS encoding SMP-30/gluconolactonase/LRE family protein, which translates into the protein MKKYLTVAGATLLLIVFLSITLFAKENTSVESVDQNNQKLEKVASNFNFVEGPVWMPAGYLIFSDIPADTLYKYQQNQPVEVFRKPSGNANGNTLDKQGNLITAEHKNRRVSRTGQDGKIITLADKFEGKLLNSPNDVIVKSDGSIYFTDPPYGIQKKDEELGFYGVYRIAPDGKLSLLAKDFIRPNGLAFSPDEKKLYVNDTEKNHMRVFDVQTDGSLAGGEVFAEMKEEGKNGVPDGIKVDVEGNVYSTGPGGIWVFSRTGQLINKIAVPESATNLAWGDEDYKTLYITAGKSLYKIRLTIAGIKPGVN
- a CDS encoding aldo/keto reductase, with product MERKTSRRKFLLTTASVAGGIVACSAVKSQQPEVSTLTTKAEITGTMPERILGKTGIKLPIFGLGGAGQTPLSKTGQEAASIPIIERALQLGIKYFDTAAEYGPSEENLGKILPQYRKQIFLASKTHARDRDGAWRHLENSLKRLKTDYLDLWQLHHVSLAEEITEIFSKNGAIKALEEAKQQKLIRFTGITGHHEPDIIAEALRRYDFDTTLICVNAADKHHPRPFIPAVMPIARQKNIGVIAMKVPAYGRLFKNGILDGMEQAMGYSLSVAGVHTCVIAAETPEQLESNVRVAQAYKPLSEKEMAAIEQRTATAWQDNTFFRAWT